In the Bacteroidales bacterium genome, one interval contains:
- a CDS encoding SpoIID/LytB domain-containing protein, with amino-acid sequence MIKRISYIFVIIITFFSQIANAIDIDVCIYSSSEIKKVMITPLSGKYVIYSNKTKIADLYKNNPVILTAVGEKINISKSGEDLGTYSILSFSAEGFLNTFTLSPLEPNLLERVYDDGITISAADSILKIINKVDIEHYIAGVVESEGGIKKNLEYLKLQAIISRTYAISNIRKHLKESGFNLCDNVHCQLYKGRCTNSMIMMAVSQTAGDIIIDKTNKPISASFHSNCGGETVNSEDIWSIATSYLRSIKDTFCLKQTQAHWEKNIPTKEWLEYLAKKFSYPISDSSMVLKAKTFSQKERKINFNDNPNIPLKTIRTDWKLRSTYFSIEDKGDTLVFKGRGYGHGVGLCQEGAMHMVDLGWTFKNIIKYYYKDVSLVNISDLK; translated from the coding sequence TTGATTAAAAGAATATCATACATATTTGTAATTATAATTACTTTTTTTTCGCAAATAGCAAATGCTATAGATATAGATGTATGCATTTATTCATCATCCGAAATCAAAAAAGTAATGATCACTCCCTTATCAGGGAAATATGTTATTTACAGTAACAAAACTAAAATTGCCGATCTTTATAAAAATAATCCTGTTATCCTTACCGCTGTTGGCGAAAAAATTAATATTTCAAAGTCCGGCGAAGACCTTGGCACTTACAGCATACTTTCATTTTCTGCTGAAGGGTTTCTTAACACTTTTACTTTATCGCCTCTTGAACCTAACTTACTGGAGCGCGTATATGATGACGGGATAACCATTTCCGCTGCTGACAGCATTTTAAAAATCATAAATAAAGTAGATATAGAGCATTATATAGCCGGTGTTGTTGAATCGGAAGGCGGCATTAAAAAAAACCTTGAATACTTAAAACTCCAGGCTATCATTTCACGAACATACGCAATCAGCAACATTCGTAAGCATTTAAAAGAATCAGGTTTTAACCTTTGCGACAATGTTCATTGTCAATTATACAAAGGTCGTTGCACTAACAGCATGATCATGATGGCTGTTTCGCAAACTGCAGGCGATATAATTATTGACAAAACCAACAAACCTATTTCCGCATCCTTTCATTCCAACTGCGGCGGAGAAACAGTGAACTCGGAAGATATATGGTCAATAGCCACTTCTTATCTGCGTTCAATAAAAGATACTTTTTGCTTAAAACAAACCCAGGCTCATTGGGAAAAAAACATTCCTACAAAAGAATGGCTTGAATATCTTGCCAAGAAATTCAGTTACCCAATTAGTGATTCATCAATGGTTTTAAAAGCCAAAACTTTTTCTCAAAAAGAGCGAAAAATAAATTTTAATGATAATCCCAATATTCCGCTTAAGACCATACGTACTGACTGGAAATTAAGATCAACATATTTCAGTATAGAAGATAAAGGCGATACACTTGTGTTCAAAGGCCGTGGTTATGGTCATGGTGTTGGACTTTGCCAGGAAGGCGCCATGCACATGGTTGATTTGGGATGGACATTTAAAAATATTATCAAATATTATTACAAAGACGTTTCATTGGTCAATATTTCCGATCTGAAATAA
- the lpxB gene encoding lipid-A-disaccharide synthase: MKYYIIAGEASGDLHASNLIAEIKKIDSNAHVRCWGGDLMKAQGAELVKHYKDLAFMGFIEVLMNLSTIMKNIRFCKEDINSFKPDVIILVDYPGFNLRIAEFAKHAGYKVVYYISPQIWAWKQSRVHKIKRTVDKMLVILPFEKEFYQRFNFSVDFVGHPLLDAISQINQKDISEIRKDFGFNEKPVISILPGSRKQEIIKMLPEMLKAVKAFPEFQFTVAAVNSHEYDFYQNLCKGYPVKIIFGQTYHLLMISDAAMVTSGTATLETALFEVPEVVCYKGSFISYHLAKKLIKVNYISLVNLIMQKEVVKELIQNDFNSENLISELKKIFIKENILKMKNEFAALREKLGGKGASEKAAQIISQFLQN, from the coding sequence GTGAAATATTACATCATAGCCGGTGAAGCATCGGGCGACTTACACGCATCGAACCTAATTGCCGAAATAAAAAAAATCGACAGCAATGCTCACGTCAGGTGCTGGGGTGGTGATTTGATGAAAGCCCAGGGAGCAGAACTGGTAAAACATTACAAAGACCTTGCATTCATGGGATTCATAGAGGTGCTGATGAATCTAAGCACCATTATGAAAAATATCCGTTTCTGCAAAGAAGATATCAATTCTTTCAAACCGGATGTAATCATACTTGTTGATTACCCGGGGTTCAATCTACGTATTGCAGAGTTTGCCAAACATGCCGGATATAAAGTTGTGTATTATATTTCTCCGCAAATATGGGCATGGAAACAATCGCGTGTTCATAAAATAAAAAGAACTGTAGATAAAATGCTGGTGATATTACCTTTTGAAAAAGAATTTTATCAGCGCTTTAATTTTTCTGTTGACTTTGTAGGACATCCTTTGCTTGATGCTATATCACAAATAAATCAAAAAGATATTTCCGAAATAAGGAAAGATTTTGGATTTAATGAAAAACCTGTAATATCAATACTTCCGGGAAGCAGGAAACAGGAAATAATAAAAATGCTTCCCGAAATGCTTAAAGCAGTAAAAGCTTTTCCCGAATTTCAGTTTACTGTAGCTGCCGTTAATTCTCATGAATATGATTTTTATCAAAATCTATGTAAGGGCTATCCTGTTAAAATCATTTTCGGGCAAACATATCATCTATTGATGATTTCTGATGCAGCAATGGTAACATCGGGAACAGCAACACTGGAAACTGCATTATTCGAAGTTCCTGAAGTAGTTTGTTATAAAGGTTCTTTTATTTCTTACCATCTTGCAAAAAAGTTGATCAAGGTTAATTATATTTCTTTGGTAAACCTTATCATGCAGAAAGAAGTGGTAAAAGAACTAATCCAAAATGACTTCAACTCTGAAAACCTTATTAGCGAATTGAAAAAAATATTTATCAAAGAGAATATTCTTAAAATGAAAAATGAATTTGCTGCTCTTCGCGAAAAACTTGGCGGCAAAGGAGCTTCAGAAAAAGCCGCACAAATAATTTCTCAATTTTTACAAAACTAA